The proteins below are encoded in one region of Candidatus Glassbacteria bacterium:
- a CDS encoding T9SS type A sorting domain-containing protein has product MLLRSRQAIVFALAITATLWATGLRAQNTAPVPTTFSIISPYDGNAAALINSDYGGAVADPNTRVFYGGDFAYTGDDNARGFNGYLVGGNIETDRKARGNPTASRLTLGGTESGADPAYPTEGRASIVNLGSWYAAVYSFDSDDVGGDTQTYPNYQGANGFVSINEGDTLEIQITGFIDPNNQMVGGEVPGATDGIYPGSKFKSQNGDGISGNNRDDNILRYEIDNKPAGATFTATGLFRWVPSFVQGDGGTDDSQHGGYWFVDANISDGSTSSETVNGDEASVGVGLGELKDSLYVVYFRAVDDSNQGNSEGLDSLFILVNDSLPNPPPAFTRRTILYINSQDQQTTNTFNFDSSTDTALSVYEGDSVVITYYASDQDSAQGEVNDVIAFGMLWGDSLRGVAKGDSATGNLAGFNQFIARSGSVDTLVADTSSTETGGTATSFRIRLQIPFSLATAAEKADTLVVMVSDGTSLVADTMALTVHNTNRPPIWDLDITSTPSDSALAFSNAPESAEPDSVQAVSSITVNNNQADSTYFSSYVYDPDFLVGDSVGYPLTFTASGNHPGTLNSTTGLNVWTPSETDTVTYSWTITATDADTIDPKATANPIKFRVAPAPTITRVEPAYGSINTEFVIYGSGFGLYDQAEEDTSRVQFYAYSNGSRQNIDANIISWSKTRIVASVPSGVPPSGLDNTLSYLVPDTIIVRSAIYGGFDTYPFVVVLDSAGVENLEITSVTATSAIIRYRSNYTGTDSVVVAASSDTLDIHPGGSSWSVPVFVEYSGGMSSLVSTVQVFYDQTSGSDGVHVIQLEDLAPGTLYRFFIATTEGIYIADTLSNVDGPYAPQKINLSDVTQNSNLSAFRFRTLASTAGTGDLFTVTGNAYYWNGAAEDAAVTLKVVSAASISDTSLPITSTVGSDSTWLLELGNLKNSDGTNFSHAEGDYLLFEFDGSEMGFEQYDTVRAAAGASPMTINAVKLLPLAEYNLELKTGLNLIGLPVKLLKGEISTAEDLLDEIVGGSPSITRYITATSTQETITRSIQGNYYGADDFTLEAQEGYFVKVSSTTDIELTGRVYSSVLPVVDFAGAGIYFLTMPAMDNDLFYSWDANQILTNIAEVSAIYRFNAQLQSYEQYIRNGASFAGFNFDFSVGEAYIFEVTAAGSWDPNGPVLLLASTTDQPADGTSPAGIVVNPSPSSQISAFATVSNLSSSAATVAWTTGSAATGKLVVTALEDGTSRVFLPQSAAVPGQVSIVQVTGLEPGKQYSWRVEGAAEELSGKFTATPVGIGMNPYTLYGRLVDESGQPQTGVFITVQVVRDELESGRLSALTDKDGFWVVNLGNLKDAATGEVFVWKEGDEIRMNAIGNGWSSSFGSTVGPASPFNFASNMTAGDDLDTDVNGSGNPVGPSLPKAFSLAXXXCLAQNYPNPFNPSTTIKFSVPEGVQAVKARLVVFNLRGREVAELVNSSLEPGDYTVQWNGTDRTGRRVSSGVYFYRLTTPQFNATRKMVILK; this is encoded by the coding sequence ATGCTGCTTCGATCCAGACAGGCGATTGTTTTCGCACTCGCCATCACCGCCACGCTCTGGGCAACCGGATTGAGGGCCCAGAACACCGCGCCGGTTCCCACCACGTTTTCGATCATATCTCCATATGATGGGAACGCGGCCGCATTGATCAATTCAGACTACGGCGGGGCGGTCGCCGATCCCAACACGCGTGTGTTTTACGGCGGCGACTTCGCATACACAGGAGATGACAACGCTCGGGGCTTCAACGGCTACCTGGTCGGCGGAAATATCGAAACCGACCGGAAGGCCCGCGGCAACCCGACCGCCAGCCGCCTGACCCTGGGTGGCACCGAGTCGGGGGCCGATCCGGCCTATCCTACTGAGGGCAGGGCCAGCATAGTCAACCTCGGCTCCTGGTACGCTGCGGTCTACAGTTTTGATTCGGACGATGTGGGAGGTGATACGCAGACTTATCCGAACTATCAGGGCGCAAACGGATTTGTCTCAATTAACGAGGGCGACACTCTGGAAATCCAGATCACCGGTTTTATCGATCCCAACAACCAGATGGTGGGCGGCGAGGTACCGGGTGCAACCGATGGTATCTATCCGGGCTCAAAGTTCAAGAGCCAGAACGGCGACGGGATCTCCGGTAACAACCGTGACGACAACATCCTGCGCTACGAAATAGACAATAAGCCGGCAGGAGCTACTTTTACAGCCACCGGCCTGTTCCGCTGGGTGCCCAGTTTCGTGCAGGGCGACGGCGGCACAGACGATTCGCAGCATGGCGGTTACTGGTTCGTGGATGCCAATATCTCCGACGGCAGCACCTCGAGTGAAACCGTAAACGGCGACGAGGCGAGCGTGGGGGTTGGCCTGGGTGAGCTGAAAGACAGCCTGTACGTGGTGTATTTCAGGGCTGTCGACGATTCCAACCAGGGCAACAGCGAGGGCCTCGACAGCCTGTTTATCCTGGTTAACGATTCACTGCCCAATCCACCTCCGGCGTTTACCAGGAGAACTATCCTGTATATCAACTCCCAGGACCAGCAGACTACCAATACCTTTAATTTCGACAGCAGTACAGACACCGCGTTGAGTGTCTACGAGGGCGACAGCGTCGTGATAACTTACTACGCCTCCGACCAGGACAGCGCCCAGGGAGAGGTGAACGACGTGATCGCTTTCGGTATGCTCTGGGGCGACAGCCTGCGCGGCGTGGCCAAAGGCGATAGCGCCACCGGCAATCTGGCCGGCTTCAACCAGTTTATCGCCCGCAGCGGGTCGGTCGACACCCTGGTGGCCGATACCTCCTCGACCGAGACGGGCGGGACCGCAACCAGTTTCCGGATCCGTCTGCAGATACCTTTCAGCCTGGCCACGGCTGCCGAGAAAGCGGATACCCTGGTTGTGATGGTCAGCGATGGTACTTCGCTCGTGGCCGACACCATGGCCCTGACAGTGCACAACACGAACCGGCCGCCGATCTGGGATCTGGATATCACCAGCACCCCCTCGGACAGCGCGCTGGCGTTTAGCAATGCGCCTGAATCCGCCGAGCCGGACAGTGTACAGGCGGTAAGCTCGATAACGGTCAACAACAACCAGGCTGACAGCACATATTTCAGCAGCTATGTTTACGATCCAGACTTTCTGGTTGGCGACTCGGTCGGTTATCCGCTTACTTTCACGGCCAGCGGCAACCATCCAGGCACGCTCAATTCGACCACGGGCCTCAATGTCTGGACTCCGAGCGAGACGGACACTGTTACCTACAGCTGGACCATCACCGCCACCGACGCGGACACGATCGATCCTAAAGCCACCGCCAACCCGATCAAGTTCCGGGTAGCTCCGGCTCCGACTATTACGCGCGTGGAACCCGCTTACGGTTCGATAAATACGGAGTTCGTGATTTACGGCAGCGGGTTCGGGCTTTACGATCAGGCCGAGGAAGATACGAGCCGGGTACAGTTCTACGCATACTCCAACGGTAGCCGCCAGAATATCGATGCGAACATTATTTCCTGGTCGAAAACCAGGATTGTAGCCTCGGTGCCATCAGGAGTGCCGCCATCAGGATTGGATAACACGTTAAGTTATCTCGTTCCGGATACGATTATCGTGCGTAGCGCGATCTACGGCGGTTTCGATACCTATCCGTTCGTGGTCGTACTCGATTCGGCAGGTGTGGAGAACCTCGAAATCACCAGTGTAACGGCCACCAGCGCCATCATCCGCTATCGCTCAAACTACACGGGTACCGACAGTGTTGTAGTGGCCGCATCCAGCGATACACTTGACATTCACCCCGGCGGCAGCAGCTGGAGCGTGCCGGTATTTGTCGAATACAGCGGCGGCATGTCGAGCCTGGTGAGCACCGTGCAGGTCTTTTATGACCAGACCTCCGGCAGCGACGGGGTCCATGTAATCCAGCTCGAAGACCTTGCGCCGGGAACGCTCTACCGGTTCTTTATCGCCACGACAGAGGGGATCTATATCGCCGATACACTGAGTAATGTGGATGGGCCTTATGCTCCGCAGAAGATAAATTTGAGCGACGTGACGCAGAACAGCAATCTTTCTGCCTTCCGGTTCCGTACCCTGGCCTCTACGGCGGGCACCGGCGATCTGTTTACCGTTACCGGCAATGCGTACTACTGGAACGGAGCCGCCGAAGATGCCGCCGTGACTCTGAAAGTGGTCAGCGCCGCCAGCATATCGGATACCTCGTTGCCGATCACCTCGACAGTTGGCAGCGACAGCACCTGGCTGCTTGAACTGGGCAACCTGAAAAACTCGGACGGGACAAACTTCTCGCACGCCGAGGGTGATTACCTGCTCTTCGAGTTCGACGGTTCCGAAATGGGTTTCGAGCAGTACGACACGGTCAGGGCGGCCGCCGGAGCCAGTCCCATGACGATCAATGCCGTCAAATTGCTGCCGCTGGCGGAGTACAACCTGGAGCTCAAGACAGGTCTGAACCTGATTGGACTGCCGGTCAAGCTGCTCAAGGGCGAAATTTCCACCGCCGAGGATCTGCTTGATGAAATCGTTGGCGGCTCCCCGTCGATCACCCGCTATATCACCGCCACCAGTACTCAGGAGACCATTACGCGCTCGATCCAGGGTAATTATTACGGCGCAGATGATTTCACGCTCGAGGCCCAGGAGGGGTATTTCGTCAAGGTCAGCAGCACCACGGATATCGAACTGACAGGACGGGTTTATTCCTCAGTCCTGCCTGTCGTGGATTTCGCCGGGGCCGGCATATATTTCTTGACCATGCCCGCCATGGATAACGATCTGTTCTACTCCTGGGACGCAAACCAGATCCTGACAAATATCGCGGAAGTCAGCGCGATTTACAGGTTCAACGCACAATTGCAGAGTTACGAGCAGTATATCCGTAACGGCGCCAGTTTTGCGGGCTTCAATTTCGATTTCTCAGTCGGCGAGGCCTATATTTTCGAAGTCACCGCGGCCGGCAGCTGGGATCCCAACGGTCCGGTGCTGCTGCTGGCTTCCACTACCGACCAGCCGGCAGACGGGACGTCGCCGGCGGGGATAGTGGTCAATCCGTCACCCAGCAGCCAGATATCCGCGTTCGCCACGGTCAGCAACCTCAGCAGCAGCGCCGCTACCGTGGCCTGGACTACCGGCAGCGCGGCAACCGGTAAGCTGGTGGTCACCGCGCTCGAAGACGGCACATCGCGCGTGTTCCTGCCTCAGTCGGCTGCCGTGCCCGGACAGGTAAGCATCGTCCAGGTCACCGGCCTGGAGCCCGGCAAGCAGTACAGCTGGCGCGTGGAGGGAGCGGCCGAGGAGCTGAGCGGCAAGTTTACTGCCACGCCGGTTGGAATAGGCATGAATCCTTATACGCTCTACGGACGCCTGGTCGATGAGTCCGGACAGCCGCAGACCGGCGTGTTCATCACCGTGCAGGTGGTGCGCGACGAGTTGGAAAGCGGCCGGTTGAGCGCATTGACGGATAAGGACGGTTTCTGGGTGGTCAACCTGGGTAATCTCAAGGACGCCGCCACGGGCGAGGTGTTCGTGTGGAAGGAAGGCGACGAGATCAGGATGAACGCTATCGGCAATGGCTGGAGCAGCAGTTTCGGCTCCACTGTCGGACCGGCCAGTCCGTTTAACTTTGCCAGCAACATGACCGCCGGCGACGATCTGGACACTGATGTCAACGGCAGCGGCAACCCGGTGGGTCCGAGTCTGCCCAAGGCCTTCAGCCTGGCNNNNNNNNNNTGCCTGGCGCAGAACTACCCTAACCCGTTCAACCCCTCGACCACGATCAAGTTCAGCGTACCCGAGGGCGTGCAGGCGGTCAAGGCCAGGCTGGTGGTGTTCAACCTCCGCGGCCGGGAAGTGGCCGAGCTGGTTAACAGCTCCCTGGAGCCGGGCGATTATACTGTCCAGTGGAACGGCACAGACCGCACCGGACGGCGAGTTTCGAGCGGAGTCTACTTCTACAGGCTGACTACCCCGCAGTTCAACGCAACGCGCAAGATGGTCATTCTTAAATGA
- a CDS encoding T9SS type A sorting domain-containing protein, with amino-acid sequence MKYVLKVTVAITLLPLLIAVSYLPSYAQNTAPVPTTFEILSPSDSSEVWLRNVNYTVAGNQNLRIFYGGDFANSASHDDGTGFTGWQDVDGNGVLAYLTEVEPFEYHGNAPSGRLTLGGMRQGTIITRPWLASVANMPGAYSSNPAAAGDLDEFDADDVYDGGIAVNASVPWYRGGNGFIAVNEEDSLVIRLTGYVDPNNTDIAGTPATGGDYPGAKFKSTSYAFDIANPLNDSANGVRFGVVPSSLPAGANFNGNLFVWSPNFIQGDGAYDNSVRNGVFFVDANISNGSTASSITPDTVADGSGNVGIGSGELADSLYVVYFTATDDGIPPMTGMDSLFILVNDSIANPPPAFTRHEVVRPSGTVQNYTISVDSALHYSEGDSIQITFYASDQDSARGGGNNQVIDFEVLDWSDFLHDVTSAVDSLALRVDTIKTNSIVVGLKVRLQVAYNIADTVGAGDPDTMELEVRVNDASSNADTSLVRFVIANINRPPIWDPDTSSRPRDSTLTYAFDPAAVDADSVPPFTPLAVTNGIVDTLYFSAYVYDPDPLIGDSLGPGVTFATTSSLGNVFTQNGLLEINLTFEDTVSFDYPISVTDTDLTDPQTALANLVLRVAPEPDVGEIYPLTGYPGQDITIFGAGFGLLDIVSNTPSRVIFRNRNSNGIAQNLRATVNSWSRDRINVAIPPGATPSSYTSPPVVMVIPDTIEVYSSVFNTPTLYPYVITAADTNTVFNMEVTNITSTSATITWRTAFSGGDSIVVATFADTLEIEDETGILPIPEYSDEAGTGVFYPVFVIQNPDGTASDIRSTVDTYVGASQSTDQIHTVLLENLVPATNYLFFLAMDNRIFFGDSSGTLNGPYTPAKINRDFSGNTSIGAFKFDTSPAQNSSGEAFAIGGKVFTATTSGFGALVTVMIVDKDNLADTTLPLNATVGSDSSWVLNLGDAVTDTTGVADRQYQHKEGDYLIVTITADKDAGYTKFVRARAATHPQEINQTADGTLLSPVVDYDLRLRVGLNLIGIPVNLFTSEPQTAKELLGVISGGSPSITRYVTATSTLESIIRTISAGADPFIGAADWNLANSDGNYYDAYFVSVDGLEYVSLSGNIYGAELDPMVFESAGLWWIARPAQSSDLFYAWSARSMLANIANSNEIFRYNEDLQGYEQAFIAAGTGQFIGTDFHIDASEGYILQTSAASQWDINTPVGVLLANTSQKFGNITGVAPSLTLDVSGSSVAGSVSNVRLSDLTSSAARVTWIGNSNVAAQIRYGKASQGLTHFVDYLPGDFSGGAGSQVILGLEPETEYIYEIVSNGVTYNDNGKPFAFTTSKIGIGLPYTVYGRMVDESGEPLAGALVYLEAKRDDIVSKVIAGITDEEGFWNVNLANLKLADGGVYEWKAGDELRVSAVFGSASTSFRTLVTGNSPQNVVRVSDTDGAASQDKDQVARVALPKVAALVQNYPNPFNPSTTIAYDIPDSETSGVKVQLRVFNVRGQVVKTLVDAVKDAGHYVVQWDGNNDTGESVSSGVYFYRIKAGNFVSTRKMVLLK; translated from the coding sequence ATGAAATACGTGCTTAAGGTGACAGTTGCTATCACCTTACTGCCTCTTCTGATTGCAGTCTCATATTTGCCGAGTTATGCGCAGAACACCGCGCCGGTGCCGACTACGTTCGAGATCCTGAGCCCGTCGGACAGCAGTGAGGTGTGGTTGCGTAATGTGAATTATACTGTCGCTGGAAATCAGAATCTCAGGATATTCTACGGTGGTGATTTCGCAAACAGTGCATCGCACGACGATGGCACCGGTTTTACCGGGTGGCAAGATGTTGATGGTAACGGAGTCTTGGCCTATCTCACTGAAGTTGAGCCTTTTGAGTACCATGGTAATGCTCCCAGTGGACGCCTGACTTTGGGCGGAATGCGCCAGGGTACGATTATTACAAGACCATGGTTGGCTTCTGTTGCTAATATGCCTGGTGCTTATTCCTCAAATCCCGCTGCCGCAGGAGATTTGGATGAGTTCGATGCTGATGACGTCTATGATGGTGGCATAGCGGTTAATGCTTCGGTTCCTTGGTATAGAGGGGGAAATGGTTTTATCGCAGTAAACGAGGAGGATTCATTAGTAATAAGGCTTACGGGATACGTGGATCCGAACAACACTGATATTGCAGGGACTCCCGCTACAGGTGGTGATTATCCTGGAGCCAAGTTTAAGTCAACGTCCTACGCGTTCGATATAGCAAATCCGCTAAACGACTCGGCTAACGGTGTGCGTTTCGGCGTTGTGCCCAGTTCGCTGCCGGCAGGGGCGAATTTCAATGGCAACCTGTTCGTATGGTCACCCAATTTCATCCAGGGTGACGGTGCCTATGACAACAGTGTCCGTAACGGAGTTTTCTTTGTTGACGCCAACATCTCCAACGGCTCTACGGCTTCTTCGATTACGCCGGATACGGTGGCTGACGGTTCTGGTAACGTGGGTATAGGCTCTGGTGAATTGGCGGACAGTCTCTATGTAGTTTACTTTACAGCTACTGATGACGGTATTCCTCCGATGACCGGCATGGACTCTCTGTTCATCCTGGTCAACGACTCGATCGCCAATCCGCCTCCGGCGTTCACCAGGCATGAGGTCGTGCGCCCGTCGGGTACGGTACAGAACTACACTATCTCGGTTGACTCGGCTCTGCACTACAGCGAAGGCGACAGCATTCAGATCACTTTCTACGCTTCCGACCAGGACAGCGCAAGGGGTGGCGGGAACAACCAGGTCATCGATTTCGAGGTTCTCGACTGGTCCGATTTCCTGCATGATGTCACCAGCGCGGTCGACTCACTGGCTCTCCGCGTGGATACGATCAAGACCAACAGCATCGTGGTGGGACTGAAAGTCCGCCTGCAGGTGGCCTACAATATCGCCGACACCGTGGGCGCCGGTGATCCTGACACGATGGAACTAGAGGTCCGGGTTAACGATGCGAGCAGCAATGCGGATACCTCGCTGGTCCGGTTCGTGATCGCGAATATCAACCGGCCTCCGATCTGGGATCCGGATACCTCCAGCAGGCCGAGAGACAGCACGCTGACTTATGCTTTCGATCCGGCGGCAGTCGATGCCGACAGCGTACCTCCATTCACTCCGCTTGCCGTGACCAATGGGATTGTGGACACGCTGTACTTCTCGGCTTATGTCTACGACCCCGATCCTCTGATCGGCGATTCGCTGGGACCGGGAGTGACTTTCGCCACGACCTCGTCGCTGGGTAACGTTTTCACTCAGAACGGTCTGCTGGAGATCAACCTCACGTTCGAGGACACTGTCAGCTTCGATTACCCGATCAGCGTGACCGATACCGATCTTACCGATCCACAGACTGCGTTGGCTAACCTGGTTCTCAGAGTGGCCCCGGAGCCGGATGTCGGTGAGATCTATCCTCTCACCGGTTATCCCGGTCAGGATATTACCATCTTCGGAGCCGGATTCGGTCTGCTGGATATTGTCAGCAATACGCCCAGCCGGGTTATCTTCCGCAACCGCAACAGCAATGGAATTGCGCAGAATCTCCGTGCAACTGTCAATTCCTGGAGCCGGGACCGGATTAACGTTGCCATTCCGCCCGGCGCGACCCCGTCCAGCTATACCAGTCCTCCGGTCGTCATGGTGATCCCGGATACGATCGAGGTGTACAGTTCCGTGTTCAACACTCCGACTTTATATCCATACGTGATCACAGCCGCGGATACCAACACGGTGTTCAACATGGAAGTCACCAACATCACTTCGACTTCGGCGACAATCACGTGGCGCACTGCCTTCAGCGGTGGAGACAGCATTGTTGTCGCCACCTTCGCGGATACCCTGGAGATCGAGGATGAAACAGGTATTCTCCCGATACCCGAGTATTCGGACGAAGCAGGTACGGGCGTTTTCTACCCGGTGTTCGTAATCCAGAACCCCGACGGAACGGCTTCGGACATTCGGTCCACCGTCGATACCTATGTAGGGGCTAGCCAGAGTACCGACCAGATCCACACGGTGCTGTTGGAAAACCTGGTGCCCGCAACGAATTACCTCTTCTTCCTGGCCATGGACAATCGTATCTTCTTCGGCGATAGTTCCGGGACTCTGAACGGTCCCTACACACCGGCCAAGATCAACCGTGACTTTTCCGGTAATACCTCTATCGGCGCGTTCAAGTTCGATACATCTCCGGCGCAGAACAGCAGCGGCGAAGCCTTCGCTATCGGTGGAAAAGTGTTCACCGCCACGACTTCAGGCTTTGGCGCCCTGGTAACAGTCATGATCGTCGACAAGGACAACCTGGCCGATACCACTCTGCCGTTGAACGCCACTGTCGGCAGCGACAGTTCCTGGGTCCTGAACCTTGGTGATGCGGTTACCGATACCACCGGTGTTGCCGACCGTCAATACCAGCACAAGGAAGGCGACTACCTGATCGTGACGATCACCGCCGACAAGGACGCCGGGTACACCAAGTTCGTCAGGGCCCGTGCCGCGACTCATCCTCAGGAAATCAATCAGACTGCCGATGGTACTTTGCTGAGTCCTGTCGTGGACTACGATCTCCGTCTGAGGGTCGGCTTGAACCTGATCGGTATCCCGGTCAACCTGTTCACCTCGGAGCCGCAGACGGCTAAGGAACTCCTCGGCGTGATCTCAGGCGGTAGTCCGTCGATCACCAGGTACGTGACCGCAACGTCCACGCTGGAGTCCATTATCCGTACTATCTCCGCTGGCGCCGACCCGTTCATCGGCGCCGCCGACTGGAACCTGGCTAATTCCGACGGCAATTACTACGATGCTTACTTCGTCTCTGTCGACGGACTTGAGTACGTCAGCCTCAGCGGCAACATCTACGGGGCGGAACTCGATCCGATGGTATTCGAATCCGCCGGCTTGTGGTGGATCGCGCGTCCGGCGCAGAGTTCGGACCTGTTCTACGCCTGGAGCGCCAGGTCGATGCTGGCCAATATCGCGAACTCCAATGAAATCTTCCGCTACAACGAAGATCTTCAGGGCTACGAGCAAGCGTTTATCGCCGCAGGCACCGGCCAGTTCATCGGCACCGATTTCCATATCGACGCCAGTGAGGGATACATCCTGCAGACCTCGGCGGCGAGCCAGTGGGATATCAATACGCCGGTAGGCGTGCTGCTGGCCAACACCAGCCAGAAGTTCGGCAACATCACCGGCGTGGCTCCTTCGCTTACTCTCGATGTGAGTGGGTCCTCGGTGGCCGGTTCGGTGAGCAACGTGCGTCTCAGCGACCTCACGAGCAGCGCGGCCAGGGTAACCTGGATCGGCAACAGCAACGTGGCTGCCCAGATCCGCTACGGTAAAGCCAGCCAGGGTCTGACCCACTTCGTCGATTACTTACCGGGCGACTTCAGCGGCGGCGCCGGCTCGCAGGTGATTCTCGGTCTGGAACCTGAGACCGAATACATCTACGAGATCGTCTCCAACGGCGTTACCTACAATGACAACGGCAAGCCTTTCGCCTTCACGACCAGCAAGATCGGCATCGGTCTGCCTTACACCGTCTACGGCCGCATGGTCGATGAGAGCGGTGAGCCCCTGGCCGGCGCCCTGGTCTATCTCGAGGCCAAGCGCGATGACATAGTCAGCAAGGTTATCGCCGGTATTACCGACGAGGAAGGCTTCTGGAACGTGAACCTGGCCAACCTGAAACTGGCCGACGGTGGAGTGTATGAGTGGAAAGCCGGTGACGAGCTGCGTGTGAGCGCGGTATTCGGCAGTGCCTCCACCTCGTTCCGCACCCTGGTGACCGGAAACAGCCCGCAGAACGTGGTGCGTGTCTCCGATACCGACGGTGCCGCGTCCCAGGATAAGGACCAGGTGGCTCGCGTGGCTCTGCCCAAGGTGGCCGCTCTGGTTCAGAACTATCCGAACCCGTTCAACCCGTCGACAACTATCGCCTACGACATTCCCGACAGCGAGACCAGCGGTGTCAAGGTCCAGCTCAGGGTCTTCAATGTCCGCGGTCAGGTAGTCAAGACGCTGGTTGATGCGGTCAAGGACGCCGGGCACTACGTTGTCCAGTGGGACGGCAACAACGACACAGGCGAATCGGTCTCCTCCGGCGTGTACTTCTACCGGATCAAGGCCGGCAACTTCGTGTCAACCCGTAAGATGGTGCTGCTCAAGTAA